The nucleotide sequence ACATGAATTTTTCCGCCGTATCAATATTATCAAATTTATCGAATTTTTCAATATTTTTTATTGAAAAATCATCTAAACCAAGTGATTCTGCAACTTCTGAAATTTTTTCTGGTAAAACAATACTAAAATATGTTGCACAAGCGTAAATTCCGTTGAGCAAACGAACTAAAATTTGTTCTAAACGTTCTAAGTCATCTTTTAAAGTTCAAGGTTGAGTTAAATCGATATATTTGTTTAAATGATTTCCTAATTCTACTGCGATTTGAATACCTTTGTCGATTTTAAATTCATCCATGTAACTTGCAAATTGACTAATTGATTCAGTTATTGCCTTTTCAATTTCTAAATCTTCAACATGCTCTGATTTTTGATATTTAATTGGACCATCAAATGAATTGGACTTCATTTTGAGTGTTCGAGAAACTAAATTACCAAAATTATTAATTAATTCAGCATTAATAATATTTTTAAATCTTTCTTCATCAAAAATGCCATCTTCACCAAATGGTAATTGACTTGCTAAAAAGTATTTGATCATTTCCGGATGATATCTTTGCAATAAATCATAAGGATCAACCACATTATTTTTAGATTTTGACATTTTGCCTGTAGGAGTAATAATTCAACCATGACTTTGAATTTTGTTTGGTTGCTTTAAGTTTAATGCCTTTAAGAAAATTGGTCAATAAATAAAGTGGAAACGAGCAATTTCCTTACCTAAAATATGTACAATTTCGTCACCATTTTCTCAAAATTTTTCAAATTCAGCAGATTTGGTATCAAAACCATAACCTAATTTAGTTACATAATTAAATAAAGCATCCAATCAAACATAAATAGTGTGTTTGTTATCAATTGTGACCGGGATACCTCATTTAACATTGGTACGAGTAACACTTAAATCACTTAAATTGGATAAAAAGTTGTTTTTAATCTCATTTACTGTTTTTTGTGGTGCTAAAAATGATGAATTTGCTTCGATGTAATTACTTAACCAATCTTGAAAAAGATCTAATTTGAAAAAGTAACTTTCTTCTGAAATGAATTTTAATTCGTGACCACTAGTAGGATGGTACATTTTACCGTCTTTTTTAATTGCTTGAGACTGGGTTAAGAATTCTTCATCGCTAACTGAATATCAACCTTCGTATTTTCCTTTGTAAATGTAACCTTTTTCAACAAAGTGATTAAATATTTTTTGTACTGTCTCACAGTGTTTTTCGTCAGTTGTACGACTAAAATAATCCACATCAATTTTAAAATCTTCTCACATTTGAACAAACTTTTGTGATGTTTCATCAACGAATTCTTTAGGTGTTTTATTTTGTTCTAGTGCTTTTTCGTAAATCTTTTGACCGTGCTCATCGCTACCTGTTAAAACTTTAACATCATATCCTTGTAATTTTTTGTAATTACCTAAAACTCAGGCAAGTGTTGTTGTGTAAAGGTGACCGATGTGTAAATTTCCAGACGCATAATAAATTGGCGTGGTAATATAAAATGTTTTTTTATTCATCAGCTTTTTCTCCTACTATTATTGGTTTATATAATGCTTTTATTGAATCTAAATAATCATGATTTAATTTGTCATTTGGATCATGCAAATATAGATTAGGTTGAAAGTGTACTCCTCAACCAGCTCCTAATCTTCCCTCAATTAATGCGAATTTCGGTTTATCATCTACTCTCGGGAGAATAAATTGAACTCTTTTAGGCTCAATCTTATATTTTCGCATTGATTCAAAGCAATCCACCAATCTTTCTACTGGTAATACTAAAGATAAATATCCTTTTTGTTCAAGTAATTTGGAAGAACCACAAATTAATTGATCTAGATTTAAGTGGATTTCGTGCGTTGCGATTAATTTTTCCATCGAAGATTTAGTTTTGGATTTAGTTTTATCGTATGGATAAAAAGGAGGGTTGCAAACAATACTTTGGAATTTAGGATTATTATTTTTATTTCATTCTTTATAAAAAATGTTGAAATCTTGATTGATCAATTGAATTTGATCAGTCATTTTGTTTAATTCCACGTTTTTTTGCGCGATTTGAACTGCACGCTCTTGAATTTCCACAGCCACAATTCTATTATTTTTATTTCTTGCAGCTAAAAAGACTGATAAAGCTCCGTTATTAGTTCCTATTTCTAAAATTCGAGTGATTTTATTTGATAATTTTACAAAATTACCTAATAAAATAGTGTCCACTGAATAATTAAACATCGATTTGTCTTGGTATATGTATAAATCAGAATCGAAACCTAATGAATTTTTAATTAATTTATCCATTTTATTTCTTTCTTAAATCTTGTTTTTTTACATTTTTGTAACTATTATTTTGTTTAATATAATCGTCATAAAATTCTTCTAAAACCGCATCAATTTTACCTTCAACAAGATCGACTCCAGCTATTACAACATTAACGGTATCACCTATGGTAAATGTTCTTTTGGTATTTTTATTAACTAATTTTGTTAATGTTTCGTCGTTTTCATATTCACCATCCAGCAATGATGTGCGATGCACTAATGCATCTGTTTATTGGCGAATTCGACAAAAAAACCGAATTTGACTATGCTAATAATTTGTGCACTAAATCTTTCTCCAATTTTATTTTTGAAGAATTCTGCATACATTAAATCGTTTGAGTTACGTTCCGCTTCAACTGATGATTGTTCACTTGATGAACATTGAATCGCGATAGATTCTAATTTTTCTTTGATTTCATTCAATTTATGATTTTCTTTATTAAAAACAAAATCGCGAATAATTCTGTGGACCACTAAATCGGGATAACGACGAATTGGACTGGTGAAGTGACAATAGCAGTCGCTCGCTAGCCCAAAATGACCGATATTGCCCCCAGAATATTTTGCTTTTTGCATAGTTCTTAAAAACATCAATTTGATGAATTCGTCGTCACGTTTTGATTTAATAATTTCAGTACATTCGGCGAATTTTTTAGGTGTTAAATCAACTTCATTAATATAAATATCGTTGATTTTTAAAGCATTTAAAACAGTTTTGAGCGAATTGATTTTTTCCACATCTGGGACATCGTGGACTCTGTACATCACAGGTAATTTTAATTTTGATAAGAAAATAGCAACTTCTTCATTTGCTCGAACCATGAAATCTTCGATTAGAACTTCGGAAACACCACGCTCTTCAATTTTGATATCTTTGACGCTACCGTCTTCATTTAAAATTATTTTTGGTTCAGAAATTTCAAAATCAATGTATCCCTGATTAATTTTAAAATTATGCAAGATTTTTGACAACTCATATGAGTCTAGCAACATTTTTTGCAATTGCGAATCTTTAATTACTGAATCATCATTATGTTCTAAAAAGTTATTGACTTGTTTGTAAGTTAAACGATATTTACTATTAATAATCCCAGGAAAAATATTTGTTTTAACAGTGTTACCTTTCGGATCAATTTCCATTACACAACTCATTACAAAACGATCTTCATTTGGATTAAGCGAACAAATACCATTTGACAATTCTTCAGGAAGCATAGGGATAACACGATCTACTAAATAGATACTTGTCCCTCTTTGTAAAGCCTCTTTATCAATTTCAGTATTCTCTCTGACGTAGTGTGAAACGTCCGCAATGTGGACACCTAACTCGAAATTACCATTTGGTAATTTTTTAACAATTATTGCATCATCAAAATCTTTTGTTGAGTCTCCGTCAATAGTGACAATAAGTTCATTTCTTAAGTCAACACGTCCAGTTCAATCTTCTTGGTCGATTTTTTGTGGTACTTTTTGAAGTTCCCCAGTCAAGGAATCTGGGAAACTTTTTGGTAATTTTGTATTTTCGATAAATGCTTTTAAAAATACTTTTGGATCTGTTTCATTTGTAATTACAGATTGAATTGAAACTAAAATGTAAGATTTTTCGAAACTCACAATTTTTGCCACAACTAAATCGTTAATTTTAGCTTCTACAGACATATTGACAATTCTGAATTTGTGTATTTTGAACTTTTTATCGATTGGTTCAAAGTCAACGAAATTATTATTTTTTTTCAAGAATCCGATTAATTCACTATTGTTTCGTTTTTGAATTTGAGTTACGACACCGTAAAATATTTCTTCCTGATCAGATTTAATTTCTTTAAAAATTTTTGCTTGAACTTGATCACCATCCATTGCATTGTTAAAGTTATTTTTTGCAATGTAGATTGATTTTTTATCCTTTTCTAAAATTTCCACATCGTCCGTAATTTCATCTAAAAAACCAAATTTACCTGATGAGTTAACTTTTAAGATACCATCTTTTTCTTGAACGAAAATAGGTGCATAATAAGAATCGTCTCTATTTTTAAAAATTAAGTATTCATTTTGTAATTCAAACAATAATTTAGTAACTTCTTTATTTTGTTTAGGATTAATCTTAAAATGTTTAACTATTTCTAAAAAAGGTACATTCTTTTTGTTTTTTATAAATTCTAATATATTTGCTTTATTTATCATTATCCAATAAAAATTCTAAAAATTAGAGCAATAGATAAGAGTACAATTCCGACACTAAACATCGCGTATTTTAGAAATTTTTTGCTGCCCCTTTCTTTTGATGTTTTAAAAAGTTCCAAGTCCCCTGATCCGACCAAAGCACCAGAAAAAGCGTTTGAGTCCGGAGACATTAGGAACGAAATTATGATTATTACTAAAGAAATAAAAATGATCACAAATAATATTGCTGTTTGCATATTTCTCCTAATTTATATTAATAATTAAATTTTATAATATTATATTTTTATTTTTAGTAAGTTTTGAAAATACAAAATCGATGTTTATATCATATATGATATAATAACGCAGTTAATTAAGAGGTATTAAAAATGTCAATTTTAAATATATGTAAAGCTATTAATATAATCGTTACTTCTGATAATGAATTACCTAAATCTTTAAATAAACATAATAAATATTTAAACATTTTAAAATATATTTACATCGCAATTTTACTCTTTACAGTTACATTCTCTTTTGTGAGTTTTGCTGTACCAAAAACAAATTCTGATATTTCAAATTTACTAATTTTTATTAGTATTGCGACATTTTTTGTTTTTGCAATTGATTTTTCATTACACTGAATTACTTGCTGAGTAAATAAACCAGAAAGACCTATTTGAAAGAGCTTTTTATCTTATCCATTTACTTTTACAGGTATCATTTTAATTTTATGTATGTTACCATCTTTAAAAGTTTTTGAATATTGAGGTTTAGAAAAAAACGCCTGAGTGGATTTCTTTAAAGTTTTATCATTTGTACGAATTATTCGTCTGGTTTTGATTTTAAAAATCTATCCACCATTTAAAATTTTAATTAATGTATTCCAATCACAAAAAGTTATTTTGACCTATATTTTCGTTTTCATTGTTATTTTAATTATTGTTTTCGCTTTGATTATTTGAAATAATGAAACAGTTTGATTAGAAAATACTATTTCAAAACAAATTTTGAGTGATTTTAAAACAAATAATCCGAATCAAGAAATACCTGTTTGAATTAATGATCATAACTCAGAACAGTGAAAAAATGAATACGAAAAAATTCTTAATTCTGGAGCTTATTCAAACGTAGTAACTAGCTTTTTTGACTCACTTTATTTTTCAACTATTACCTTAACTACAATTGGATATGGCGATTTCTTCCCGCATGCGGATGCATCAAAATTTATTGTTATTTTAATTTCGCTAGTTGGTATCGCCATCTTTGCAATACCATCCGGGGTTATTGCAGGGGCAATGTTGAGTGAAATGAATAATATTATTAAAACTAAAAAAGATAAAAATGCTCAGAATCCTGAAAACTAGAATTTTAGATTTTTGAGAATAAGGAACTTTATGAAACAAAATATAAAAAACGAAAACAAATTAGATACTAATATTAGTGAATTAAACACTAATCCCGAAACAGGATTAACAAGCCAAGAAGTTTTAAAAAATCGTGAACTTTTTGGTGAAAATATTTTAAAAACACATAAAAAAATTAATCCTTTTATTGCTTTTTTAAACCAATTTAAAGATTTTATGATTATTTTATTATTAATTGCAGCGTGTGCAAGTATCTCAGTGACTATCTGAGAACATGTGAGTGGACACTTAGTGGACAAAACTGATAAAATAATTGCCTACACTGAACCTGCTATTATTTTATTAGTGGTTGTTTTAAACAGTATGCTAGGCGCATATCAAGAAGTCAAAAGTGACCAA is from Mycoplasmopsis pullorum and encodes:
- a CDS encoding potassium channel family protein produces the protein MSILNICKAINIIVTSDNELPKSLNKHNKYLNILKYIYIAILLFTVTFSFVSFAVPKTNSDISNLLIFISIATFFVFAIDFSLHWITCWVNKPERPIWKSFLSYPFTFTGIILILCMLPSLKVFEYWGLEKNAWVDFFKVLSFVRIIRLVLILKIYPPFKILINVFQSQKVILTYIFVFIVILIIVFALIIWNNETVWLENTISKQILSDFKTNNPNQEIPVWINDHNSEQWKNEYEKILNSGAYSNVVTSFFDSLYFSTITLTTIGYGDFFPHADASKFIVILISLVGIAIFAIPSGVIAGAMLSEMNNIIKTKKDKNAQNPEN
- the metG gene encoding methionine--tRNA ligase, with the translated sequence MNKKTFYITTPIYYASGNLHIGHLYTTTLAWVLGNYKKLQGYDVKVLTGSDEHGQKIYEKALEQNKTPKEFVDETSQKFVQMWEDFKIDVDYFSRTTDEKHCETVQKIFNHFVEKGYIYKGKYEGWYSVSDEEFLTQSQAIKKDGKMYHPTSGHELKFISEESYFFKLDLFQDWLSNYIEANSSFLAPQKTVNEIKNNFLSNLSDLSVTRTNVKWGIPVTIDNKHTIYVWLDALFNYVTKLGYGFDTKSAEFEKFWENGDEIVHILGKEIARFHFIYWPIFLKALNLKQPNKIQSHGWIITPTGKMSKSKNNVVDPYDLLQRYHPEMIKYFLASQLPFGEDGIFDEERFKNIINAELINNFGNLVSRTLKMKSNSFDGPIKYQKSEHVEDLEIEKAITESISQFASYMDEFKIDKGIQIAVELGNHLNKYIDLTQPWTLKDDLERLEQILVRLLNGIYACATYFSIVLPEKISEVAESLGLDDFSIKNIEKFDKFDNIDTAEKFMFFERLK
- the secG gene encoding preprotein translocase subunit SecG; this encodes MQTAILFVIIFISLVIIIISFLMSPDSNAFSGALVGSGDLELFKTSKERGSKKFLKYAMFSVGIVLLSIALIFRIFIG
- a CDS encoding tRNA1(Val) (adenine(37)-N6)-methyltransferase, with translation MDKLIKNSLGFDSDLYIYQDKSMFNYSVDTILLGNFVKLSNKITRILEIGTNNGALSVFLAARNKNNRIVAVEIQERAVQIAQKNVELNKMTDQIQLINQDFNIFYKEWNKNNNPKFQSIVCNPPFYPYDKTKSKTKSSMEKLIATHEIHLNLDQLICGSSKLLEQKGYLSLVLPVERLVDCFESMRKYKIEPKRVQFILPRVDDKPKFALIEGRLGAGWGVHFQPNLYLHDPNDKLNHDYLDSIKALYKPIIVGEKADE
- the rnr gene encoding ribonuclease R, producing MINKANILEFIKNKKNVPFLEIVKHFKINPKQNKEVTKLLFELQNEYLIFKNRDDSYYAPIFVQEKDGILKVNSSGKFGFLDEITDDVEILEKDKKSIYIAKNNFNNAMDGDQVQAKIFKEIKSDQEEIFYGVVTQIQKRNNSELIGFLKKNNNFVDFEPIDKKFKIHKFRIVNMSVEAKINDLVVAKIVSFEKSYILVSIQSVITNETDPKVFLKAFIENTKLPKSFPDSLTGELQKVPQKIDQEDWTGRVDLRNELIVTIDGDSTKDFDDAIIVKKLPNGNFELGVHIADVSHYVRENTEIDKEALQRGTSIYLVDRVIPMLPEELSNGICSLNPNEDRFVMSCVMEIDPKGNTVKTNIFPGIINSKYRLTYKQVNNFLEHNDDSVIKDSQLQKMLLDSYELSKILHNFKINQGYIDFEISEPKIILNEDGSVKDIKIEERGVSEVLIEDFMVRANEEVAIFLSKLKLPVMYRVHDVPDVEKINSLKTVLNALKINDIYINEVDLTPKKFAECTEIIKSKRDDEFIKLMFLRTMQKAKYSGGNIGHFGLASDCYCHFTSPIRRYPDLVVHRIIRDFVFNKENHKLNEIKEKLESIAIQCSSSEQSSVEAERNSNDLMYAEFFKNKIGERFSAQIISIVKFGFFVEFANKQMH